The following are encoded together in the Solenopsis invicta isolate M01_SB chromosome 14, UNIL_Sinv_3.0, whole genome shotgun sequence genome:
- the LOC105202885 gene encoding uncharacterized serine-rich protein C215.13, which translates to MNKRPMREYIKKPSRYETTASSDDEEAIRHQKKTEKISIIDDINDIRDHISEYDTQKLHEKESNNSNSEVIQATSVTLCPTVTTHLSYTDSTIPLTSSVIMPSLNNCAPTSSSMLLLSNSPTQQFAQSTIFQHEPVCDARPHFLQSFPLQSESNSSVLPTNQCLVSLRNQNLNETYVTSTLTNAASTSTFQFSSPVYTSSMSQLPETSVITSSSSIISAIGRTSQHSLRNERSSSNLQPLSDFPSSSSSLTRKSQPSLTLLSAPATHHNMNFNAYSNNTYTSNPNLNQNMIPPHGNTDLINVIKTQVTECMNNAMTEIRMINQRSNQRVNKRPIKPKVIPFETIEEVLEFNQSNDAKYIQMVQYLASIGGRNIRDVIYLAFKEIFTPNSASLFTWTGKDNNNRSTKEKLSDLRVIDALHDAASTHFELTLSEFKFYVSEALRSAKQRHRHQQRMNTREQHNII; encoded by the exons ATGAACAAACGACCTATGAGAGAGTACATAAAAAAACCTTCACGTTATGAAACAACTGCATCTTCTGACGATGAAGAAGCAATTAGACAtcaaaagaaaacagaaaaaatatctattattgATGATATTAACGATATTCGAGATCATATATCAGAATATGACACTCAAAAATTGCATGAAAAGGAATCAAATAATAGCAACTCTGAAGTTATTCAAGCAACATCTGTAACATTGTGTCCAACTGTTACAACTCATTTATCTTATACGGATTCTACAATACCTCTGACATCATCAGTAATAATGCCATCATTAAATAATTGCGCACCTACATCTTCATCAATGCTATTGCTGTCTAATTCTCCAACACAACAATTTGCTCAATCAACAATATTTCAACATGAACCAGTATGTGATGCACGTCCACATTTTCTGCAATCGTTCCCACTTCAATCTGAATCAAATTCTTCAGTATTACCAACAAATCAGTGTTTAGTATCATtaagaaatcaaaatttaaatgaaacctATGTAACTTCCACATTGACGAATGCAGCGTCAACCTCAACATTTCAGTTTTCATCTCCTGTTTATACTTCTTCGATGTCTCAATTACCAGAAACATCAGTAATCACATCTTCATCTTCTATTATTTCTGCAATTGGTAGGACATCTCAACATTCTTTAAGAAATGAACGCTCATCTTCAAATTTACAACCATTATCTGATTttccatcatcatcatcatcattaacaCGTAAATCCCAGCCATCATTAACTTTGCTATCAGCTCCAGCAACTCATCACAATATGAATTTTAATGCATATTCTAACAATACATATACGTCTAATCCTAATCTTAATCAGAATATGATTCCTCCTCATGGAAATACTgatttgataaatgttataaaaacacaaGTAACGGAATGCATGAATAATGCCATGACAGAAATTag GATGATAAATCAACGTTCGAATCAAAGAGTAAATAAAAGACCTATAAAACCAAAAGTAATTCCATTCGAAACGATTGAAGAAGTGTTGGAATTCAATCAGTCAAATGatgcaaaatatatacaaatg GTACAGTATCTTGCATCCATTGGAGGAAGAAATATAAGAGACGTAATATATTTGgcatttaaagaaatttttactcCAAATTCAGCCTCATTGTTTACATGGACGGGCAAGGACAACAATAACCGTTCTACAAAGGAAAAATTATCAGATTTACGAGTTATAGATGCTTTACATG atgctgcttctacacattttgaattaacactttcagaatttaaattttatgtatcagAAGCCTTACGATCAGCCAAACAAAGGCATCGACATCAGCAGCGTATGAATACAAGAGAACAACACAATATAATCTGA